The following coding sequences are from one Capsicum annuum cultivar UCD-10X-F1 chromosome 3, UCD10Xv1.1, whole genome shotgun sequence window:
- the LOC107863393 gene encoding K(+) efflux antiporter 5, translated as MERIVVRREKLRAWIFLFVSVAYCGRMSLAVRSEKEMRARFYGNLVNSSAPDTNDGTIAKMFDRVLEKEFSENDQPEGSDGSSFNSTVADEKGVLETVAKITREKIKRNETQQTNDTRSFKLQDVFSLENEGSDDVTTLIDKKDNVFVMSNKKSKYPVLQVDVRLISDLVVVIVSAAIGGISFSCLGQPVIVGYLLAGSLIGPGGLKFISEMVQVETVAQFGVVFLLFALGLEFSLTKLKVVGPVAVLGGLLQIVILMFLCGTTAMFCGANLSEGVFVGCFLSMSSTAVVVKFLVEKNSNNALHGQVTIGTLIFQDCAVGLLFALLPVLGGNSGILHGIISMGKVLLILSMYLSVASILTWSFVPRFLKLMIRLSSQTNELYQLAVVAFCLLSAWCSDKLGLSLELGSFVAGVMISTTDFAQHTLDQVEPIRNLFSALFLASIGMLIHVQFLWTHVDILLASVILVIVFKTTVAAMITRIFGYNIRTSVIVGLLLAQIGEFAFVLLSRASNLHIVQGKMYVLLLGTTALSLVTTPVLFKLIPAIMHLGVLMHWFPVENVVVQDEEKVAMIETHSRIL; from the exons ATGGAGAGAATTGTGGTGAGAAGAGAGAAGCTTCGAGCATGGATATTCCTTTTTGTGTCGGTTGCTTATTGTGGGAGGATGTCCTTAGCCGTCAGATCTGAGAAGGAGATGAGGGCTAGGTTTTATGGTAATTTAGTTAATTCATCGGCTCCCGATACTAATGATGGTACTATTGCCAAAATGTTTGATCGTGTTCTAGAGAAAGAGTTTTCTGAAAATGATCAGCCTGAAG GTTCGGATGGAAGCAGCTTTAACAGTACGGTTGCTGATGAGAAG GGAGTCCTGGAGACAGTAGCCAAAATTACCCGTGAGAAGATCAAGAGGAATGAGACACAACAAACGAA TGATACCAGATCATTCAAATTACAAGACGTTTTCTCTCTTGAAAATGAAGGTTCTGATGATGTTACTACATTGATTGACAAAAAG GACAATGTGTTTGTCATGTcaaataagaaatcaaaatacCCAGTGCTTCAAGTTGATGTGAG ACTTATCTCAGACTTGGTGGTGGTTATAGTCTCTGCTGCCATTGGTGGAATCAGCTTTTCTTGCTTAGGACAACCG GTTATCGTCGGTTATCTTCTTGCCGGCTCATTAATTGGACCAGGGGGCTTGAAATTCATCAGTGAAATGGTACAG GTTGAGACCGTTGCTCAGTTTGGAGTTGTCTTCCTTCTATTTGCATTAGGTCTGGAGTTTTCCTTGACAAAG CTAAAAGTTGTTGGTCCTGTTGCTGTTCTTGGAGGTCTCCTTCAAATTGTTATCCTTATGTTTCTGTGTGGCACAACTGCAATG TTTTGTGGTGCAAACTTGTCAGAGGGAGTGTTTGTTGGTTGCTTCCTATCAATGTCATCAACGGCAGTG GTGGTGAAATTTCTGGTTGAGAAAAACAGCAACAATGCTCTTCATGGTCAAGTGACGATTGGAACACTGATTTTTCAG GACTGCGCTGTTGGTTTATTATTCGCTTTGCTTCCTGTTCTTGGAGGTAACAGTGGGATTTTGCATGGAATTATCTCTATGGGAAAAGT GCTGCTGATCTTATCCATGTACCTCAGTGTTGCGTCGATTTTAACTTGGTCATTTGTTCCCCGTTTTCTGAAGTTGATGATTCGTTTATCTTCTCAA ACCAATGAATTGTATCAGCTTGCGGTGGTGGCGTTCTGCTTATTATCTGCTTGG TGCAGTGATAAGCTTGGCCTTAGTCTTGAACTGGGTTCATTTGTAGCCGGAGTTATGATATCCACAACTGATTTTGCACAACATACCTTGGACCAG GTGGAACCAATCCGTAATCTCTTTTCAGCTCTCTTTCTTGCTAGTATTGGGATGCTGATACATGTGCAGTTCCTTTGGACACATGTGGATATCTTGCTTGCCTCTGTTATCCTGGTTATTGTATTTAAGACTACTGTAGCTGCCATGATTACAAGGATTTTTGGTTATAACATTAGAACGTCAGTTATT GTTGGACTTTTGCTTGCACAAATTGGGGAATTCGCCTTTGTGCTCTTGAGTCGTGCCTCGAACCTGCATATAGTTCAG GGCAAGATGTACGTTCTTCTTCTCGGAACAACTGCTCTAAGTCTT GTCACAACTCCTGTCTTGTTCAAGTTGATACCTGCAATCATGCACCTGGGAGTTCTTATGCACTGGTTTCCTGTGGAAAATGTCGTCGTACAAGATGAG GAGAAAGTTGCAATGATTGAAACACACAGCAGAATATTGTGA